ATGTGGGTGGTCGACGGCACCTGGAGCGGGCCTTCACCGAGATGATGACCCAGGCCGACGCCGATGAGGACCTGAATTGGGCGGTCTCGGTGGACTGCACCATCGTGCGCACGCATCAGCACGCGGCCGGGGCCCGTAGAAAAGGGCCCCGGCCGGCGAGCCCCACGACCATGCCACCGGCCGCTCCCGCAGAGGACTGAGCACCAAGGTCTGCCGCGCCGCAGACGGGAACTGCCGGCTCCAGGGTCAAGAAACTGGCAGGGCGATGCTGTCGATCGCGGCGTCGGCGATTCGGTTCCTGGTCTTCGCGTCGACCCCTGCCTTGGCGAGCGCTTCGAGCCCGCGATGCGTGGTGAGGATCAGTCCGCCGAGCGCCTCGGCGTCGGCGGCCGGATCCAGGTGCCCGGCGCGCTGCGCCTGCTCGACAAGCTGGCGGCAGCTGTCGAGCAGCACTTCGTACGCCGCGAGTGACCTGGTCGCGATGGCGTCGTTCTCCGACGCCAGTTCGGCCGTGGCCTTGGCCAGCAGACAGCCAGGCTGACCAGTGTGGTTGTCCGGCGCCGTGAGCCATTTGCGGAGGCGGTCGAGGGCCTGGTCCTCCGGGCCTTCGAGCAGGGCGGCGGCGCCCTCGTCGGAGCTTGCGCAGTACTCCTCGAATATTCGCTGGAACAGGGCCTCCTTGTCGCCGAACGCGCCGTAGAGGCTTCCCTTGCTGAGCCCTGTCGCGCGGGAGAGATCGTCGACCGAGGTGCCGTGGTACCCGGTTTCATTGAACTGCCGGCGCACAGTGGCCAGGACGTCTTGCTCGCTGAATTTCCGTGGTCGCCCCATGCCTCCATGGTACGCAGTTCTGAACCATCGGTCCAGAACCTGTTATTGTGGACCGTATGTTCAGAACTAGCATTTCACCCGACACCACTGAGTTCGCAGGAAAGCGCGCGATCGTCACGGGAGGCACTCGCGGGATCGGCGCGGCCATCGTGCAGCGGCTGCTCGACGGCGGCGCGACCGTCGTCACCACGGCGCGTAACGCCTCCGACGAGACGCCGAAGGCCGCCACCTTCATTCAGGGCGACATCGGCACGCTCGCGGGCGTGCAGGCATTCACTGCAGCAGCGCTCGACGAACTCGGCGGCGTCGACATCGTGGTGAACAACGCGGCGGCGGCACGCGCCCACATCGGGGGCATCTCCTCCATCCCCGATGAGGAATGGATCGACGCACTCGACCTCAACTACCTGTCCGCCGTGAGGGTCAACAACGCGCTGCTGCCGGCGCTGCGCGAGGCCGGGTCGGGCAGCGTGATCGTCAACATCTCATCGGGAGCGGCCCTCACGCCGGCGCCGCCATTGGCTCACTACGGTGCCGCCAAGGCCGCCCTTAACACCTACAGCAAAGCGCTCGCTTCCGAGCTCGCTCCTGCCGGAATCCGCGTCACCACGATCATCCCCGGCAACGTGCTCACCCCGGGCGCCGACGCGATCCGCCAGAACTTCGCCGACGCGATGGACGTCCCGCTTGCCGCCACCACAGCGGGCATCCCTCTGGGGCGTCCCGGAGACCCGCGCGACATCGCCGAGGCCGTCGCCTACCTCGCATCGGACCGGGCTCAGTGGGTCACCGGAGTAAGCCTGACAGTCGACGGCGGTGAACTCCCCGTCATCTAGCTCCCGGTTCGGTCAGCCTCTTGTACGGCCCACAACGACCCCGGCGGCGCGAGAGCTGTCCCACGCCGCCGGGCGTCAAGTCGAGCAGCTGACCGACCAGGGTCGGGCTCGTGAGTGCTCCGCGTCCAGCAGCCTTTTACAACGCAGTACCGCGAGCTGGTTCATCTGGGTGCCTCATGTACTGCGTAGGGCAGCGAGGCGGCGCTCAAGAAAAGGGCCGACGGCGGGACACGTCAGAGGGGCTGCAACGACCGGGTGTTGCAGCCCCTTTGGTAAAACCGAGTGTGTCGTTCGCAGGTGTCGCTGCCCAGATGCATGCCAGATGGCGTCGACCGGCGTGATCGCCTGGCGGATCGACGCCATCTGATCCGGGCATACGTGTGCCCCCGGCATGGCTGCTGGGGGCACTCAATCAGTGCAGCAGCGAAATACAGCAACCTCAACGACCGAATCCGACCAGCCGCGTCTTCGTATGGCTGAAGCGCGACCTGCATGACCCTCAACGGCTGATCTCTACAGAGCTACGGATCAGAAGGTGCACGACGCAGATGGTCGCGTGCCACATCCGTGCCAGATGCAGGGGTCAGCCGCGGTCAACAAGGGCGACTGCCGGGCATCGACATGCCCCGCTGACATCAACGAGCACGGTCACTGACGACCGGGACGCCCCCTGAGCAGCCGATCCATGACGCGTGGCCTCGCGCTGTGTGTCCTGCACGACGTGCGTGTAGACGTCCATGGTGACGCTGATCTGGCTGTGCCCGAGGATCTCCATCACGACGCGGGGCGCGACTCCGGCCGCCGTGAGGAGAGTGGCCGTACCGTGCCGGGCGTCGTGCAGCCGGACGACTCGGATGCCGGCGAAGTCGGCGATGCGGGTGAAGGAGCGGTAGACGTTCCGCGGCTCGACCTGGGCCGGTGCGGGTGGTGAAGACGTAGCCGGATGCCTGCCACTTCTCCCCCGCCCTGACGCGTGCGGCGGACTGCCGCATCCGGTGCCAGCGCAGCGGGGCGATACAGAGCGCGGGCAGCGGTACGGCGCGACGACGGCGGCTCTTCGGATCGTCGTCGTGCAGGACGCCACGGCGGCGCTGCGTCTGATGACGGACGTACAGGACACGGTTGTCGAGGTCGAGACCGGACCAGCGAAGGCCGGTGCTGACTCTGACCAGGAGGGTCGAATCTCAGCCCGTTCTCGTCGAGGGCATCGAAGACGGTGGCCCGGCTCCCACCCGACTGACGACGGCGGGCTCGAGCCGTCACCGATTGGCGTACAGCGCTTCCAGTTCCCCCGAGAGTGCGGCACGTACGTTGCGGGTGACCTCGTCGACGAGCACTTCGGGTTCGTCATTGAGCAGCGCCGTCATCGTCTTGTCGGCCACCTCGGAGGCAAGGATCTTCGGGGAGTCGATATCCGCCGCCAAGTCGGTGTCGACATAGCCGGCATGCACGCCGACCACCAGCGTGCCCTGCTCCCGCAGCGCCAGTCGGAAGGCATTCGTCAGCGACCACTGAGCGGACTTGGAGGCCGCGTAGCTCGGAAACTGCCTGTTGGCCACCCACGACGCCACGGACAGCATATTGACCAGCGCTCCGCCGCCATTGGCGGCCAGTACGGGCGCGAACGCACGCGACACAGCCCAGGTGCCGAAGTAGTTGACCTCCATCTCGCGCCTGGCACCGTCGAATGCCCCCTCGAGAAGGGACGGGCCACCAGTGACCCCGGCGTTGTTGATGACGATGCTGACATCATCGGCGGCACGTGCTGCTGCAGCGACCTGCTCCTCGTCGGTGACGTCCAGTCGCAGCGAAACAAGCCCAGGACCCCGGATGGTCTCCGGTTCCCGGGCACCGGCGTAGACCTTGGTGGCGCCGTGAGCGAGCAGTGCCTGGGCGAAGGCCGACCCGATGCCACGGTTGGCTCCGGTGACAAGGGCTACCGAACCCTTGATGTCCATGATCACCCTCCTTGACTGCGGATCCGGAGGACTCCCTTCTCCTGACGCTAGGCCCCGGACGGCGGCTGGTCCACCCGGCAACCTGACCGCACCTGTGACGGTGCCCTTACGCACTCGATGGCGGACCCGGCCGATCGGACCTCGGGGACGAAGAGGCTCTGTGTCCGCCGCGTGCCCGATCCAACGGGATACGGCGCACGGGAAAGAGGGCCACACCGGCGCTCCGGCCCAGGTCAGAAGCCTCCCAGGTCAGCCCACGTCCGTATCAGTCGTCTTCCAAACAGGTGCTCCAGGAACGGGCAGCGACGCTGACAGGGCAGACTTCGCAGCCACGTGATCAAGGTCGCGACACCGTCCCACGAGCGTGCCAGAACGACGGGGGAGCCGCGGGGAACCACGGGCACACGGGGGGGGTGGAAAAGAGAGCGGCCCACGACCAGACGTGCTGGTCAGGGGCCGATTCCCACTGGCTTGGCGGTGCCAGGATTCGAACCTGGGTAGGCATAGCCGACAGGCTTACAGCTTCCAGGCGCGCGGGCGAAAGGCTTCCGGCAAGCGCTGTGCCCCGGGTCGGGTCCAGTCCAGACTGGCCCCATGGCCAAGGGCGAGCATCGTGCAACTTTCAAAGAGATCATGGACTCTTTGGACCCCGGGAGCACCCATGACGTCTGGCTCTCCGTCGTGAACACCGGCGTGATCGACGGTTGGGCCGGAGGTACCTGGCACCTGACCGGACAAGAACTGGACGTACGAGTCGCCCGACGACTCGCGGTCAGCGCCGACCTGATGGTGTGGGGACGCGGGGGCAGCACTCAGCTGGAGGACGTGCCCGCCGAGCAGCGCGCCGCAGTCTGGGAAATGGCCAGCCGACGTTACAAGGGCCCCGGCGGCAAGGTCGAAGCTCCCGAATGGCCGGAGGAACCGCTCTACTGCGCCTTCAAGTTCGTCTCGGAGGATGGACGAAACCTGCTGCTGATTAACGAGTCCTGCTGAAGTGGCGCA
This portion of the Streptomyces mirabilis genome encodes:
- a CDS encoding TetR/AcrR family transcriptional regulator; the encoded protein is MGRPRKFSEQDVLATVRRQFNETGYHGTSVDDLSRATGLSKGSLYGAFGDKEALFQRIFEEYCASSDEGAAALLEGPEDQALDRLRKWLTAPDNHTGQPGCLLAKATAELASENDAIATRSLAAYEVLLDSCRQLVEQAQRAGHLDPAADAEALGGLILTTHRGLEALAKAGVDAKTRNRIADAAIDSIALPVS
- a CDS encoding SDR family oxidoreductase; this encodes MFRTSISPDTTEFAGKRAIVTGGTRGIGAAIVQRLLDGGATVVTTARNASDETPKAATFIQGDIGTLAGVQAFTAAALDELGGVDIVVNNAAAARAHIGGISSIPDEEWIDALDLNYLSAVRVNNALLPALREAGSGSVIVNISSGAALTPAPPLAHYGAAKAALNTYSKALASELAPAGIRVTTIIPGNVLTPGADAIRQNFADAMDVPLAATTAGIPLGRPGDPRDIAEAVAYLASDRAQWVTGVSLTVDGGELPVI
- a CDS encoding SDR family oxidoreductase, whose translation is MDIKGSVALVTGANRGIGSAFAQALLAHGATKVYAGAREPETIRGPGLVSLRLDVTDEEQVAAAARAADDVSIVINNAGVTGGPSLLEGAFDGARREMEVNYFGTWAVSRAFAPVLAANGGGALVNMLSVASWVANRQFPSYAASKSAQWSLTNAFRLALREQGTLVVGVHAGYVDTDLAADIDSPKILASEVADKTMTALLNDEPEVLVDEVTRNVRAALSGELEALYANR